In a genomic window of Vigna angularis cultivar LongXiaoDou No.4 chromosome 6, ASM1680809v1, whole genome shotgun sequence:
- the LOC108343454 gene encoding probable methyltransferase At1g29790 isoform X4 — MIGSDEIHTPVGAFCMKLHDELNRYMTYEIGGECPMDYVLAQRLMLKGCEPLPRRRCHPKSPANYVEPTPLPESLWSTPPDTSIVWEAYACKSYQCLVDRKNKPGSYNCKSCFDLQGEERSRWIFDDGGLGFGIDQVLATKPAGTIRIGLDIGGGTGTFAARMRERNVIIITSTLDLDAPFNNIIASRGLVPMHISISQRFPFSDYTLDIVHSMDVLSNWIPDTMLEFVLFDIYRVLRPGGLFWLDHFFCFASQLNKTYVPMLDRIGFNRLRWQVGTKLDDGVHKNVLYISSLMEKPMT, encoded by the coding sequence ATGATAGGGTCAGATGAGATTCACACACCTGTTGGTGCATTCTGCATGAAGCTCCATGATGAGTTAAATCGATATATGACGTATGAGATTGGAGGGGAGTGCCCTATGGATTATGTGCTTGCACAAAGGCTCATGCTCAAAGGGTGTGAGCCACTCCCTCGTAGGAGATGCCACCCCAAGTCTCCTGCAAATTATGTGGAGCCAACACCTTTGCCTGAGAGCCTTTGGTCAACCCCACCAGACACCAGCATTGTATGGGAGGCTTATGCTTGTAAAAGTTACCAGTGCCTTGTTGACAGAAAGAATAAGCCTGGCTCATACAATTGCAAGAGTTGCTTTGATTTACAAGGGGAAGAGAGGAGTAGGTGGATCTTTGATGATGGTGGACTTGGTTTTGGAATAGACCAAGTTCTTGCAACCAAACCTGCAGGGACTATTCGAATTGGACTTGACATTGGTGGTGGAACTGGAACTTTTGCTGCAAGGATGAGGGAAAGGAATGTCATCATCATCACTAGCACACTGGATCTGGATGCTCCTTTCAACAACATCATTGCATCAAGGGGTTTGGTACCGATGCATATTAGCATCTCTCAAAGGTTTCCATTCTCTGACTACACACTGGACATTGTACACTCCATGGATGTCTTGAGTAATTGGATACCAGACACCATGCTTGAGTTTGTACTATTCGATATATACAGGGTTTTGAGGCCAGGTGGTCTGTTCTGGCTTGATCATTTCTTTTGCTTTGCGTCACAACTCAATAAAACTTACGTGCCTATGTTGGATCGAATTGGATTCAATAGATTGAGGTGGCAAGTTGGAACCAAACTTGATGATGGGGTTCACAAGAATGTGTTGTACATTTCATCCCTAATGGAGAAACCAATGACTTGA